In the Streptomyces sp. BHT-5-2 genome, one interval contains:
- a CDS encoding MFS transporter, with protein MTSARTPAAAPASAEHALHDTTRTWRAVLVAMSGTFMAIMDVFIVLIAAPAIQRNLHATDAEVQFVLAGYQLTYAVTLVTGGRLGDLYGRKRIFQTGLLVFTVASLACGLAPTAGVLIAARLVQGVGAALLFPQVFAMIQVLLPESRRGRAYGILGAVIGMSTIVGQVLGGLLVQSDLFGTSWRPVFWINVPIGAVALLLSARLLPESRAPQARRLDPAGTVVLTVALFLLVFPLIEGREVGWPTWTWLCLAGAVLALAALAWVERRVSQSGRSPLVEPKLFRQRAFLTGLVLILIYYSALNSFFLILSITLQDGLGLSAVATGLVYTPQAIAFFLASLLAGRLIRRHGRRVLEAGAAIALLGFAATIAATLAAGAHLNAWIIMPCLIVQGFGEGLLQTPLLNAILSRIDEDHVGLASGALSTAQQVGGALGVAVIGVLFYNALGSARTGQVGVYAHGFGIATVFNAVVLAAVTALVFLLPTQRRADTA; from the coding sequence ATGACCTCCGCACGCACGCCAGCCGCTGCTCCAGCGTCGGCAGAGCACGCGCTTCACGACACCACCCGCACCTGGCGCGCAGTGCTGGTGGCCATGTCCGGCACCTTCATGGCGATCATGGATGTGTTCATCGTTCTGATCGCCGCCCCCGCCATCCAACGCAATCTGCACGCCACGGACGCCGAGGTGCAGTTCGTCCTGGCCGGTTACCAACTCACCTATGCCGTGACCTTGGTGACCGGAGGACGCCTGGGCGATCTGTACGGACGCAAGCGCATCTTCCAAACCGGCCTGCTGGTCTTCACGGTCGCCTCGCTCGCCTGCGGGCTCGCGCCCACCGCGGGGGTGCTCATCGCTGCCCGCCTGGTCCAGGGCGTGGGCGCCGCGCTGCTCTTCCCACAGGTCTTCGCGATGATCCAGGTCCTGCTCCCGGAGAGCCGCCGAGGCCGCGCCTACGGCATCCTCGGCGCGGTGATCGGCATGTCCACCATCGTCGGACAGGTACTCGGCGGCCTGCTCGTCCAAAGCGACCTGTTCGGCACCAGCTGGCGCCCGGTGTTCTGGATCAACGTTCCGATCGGCGCCGTGGCACTCCTGCTGTCAGCACGACTGCTCCCGGAGTCCCGCGCCCCCCAGGCCCGCCGTCTGGACCCGGCTGGCACCGTGGTCCTGACCGTCGCACTGTTCCTGTTGGTCTTCCCCCTGATCGAAGGAAGGGAGGTTGGCTGGCCGACCTGGACCTGGCTCTGCCTGGCCGGGGCAGTCCTGGCACTGGCGGCACTGGCGTGGGTGGAGCGCCGGGTCAGCCAGTCCGGACGCTCTCCTCTGGTGGAGCCGAAACTCTTCCGCCAACGAGCCTTCCTCACCGGCCTGGTGCTGATCCTGATCTACTACAGCGCCCTCAACTCCTTCTTCCTCATCTTGTCGATCACGCTCCAGGACGGGCTCGGACTGTCCGCCGTAGCCACCGGACTCGTCTACACCCCACAAGCCATCGCCTTCTTCCTCGCCAGCCTGCTGGCAGGCCGTCTGATCAGGCGGCACGGACGCCGGGTACTGGAAGCCGGCGCGGCCATCGCACTGCTCGGATTCGCAGCCACCATCGCGGCCACACTGGCCGCCGGCGCACACCTCAACGCCTGGATCATCATGCCTTGCCTGATCGTCCAGGGCTTCGGAGAAGGACTCCTGCAGACCCCGCTGCTCAACGCCATCCTCTCCAGGATCGACGAGGACCACGTCGGCCTGGCCTCCGGCGCCTTGTCCACCGCCCAACAGGTCGGCGGTGCACTTGGAGTGGCCGTCATCGGCGTACTGTTCTACAACGCCCTTGGCAGCGCACGCACCGGCCAGGTCGGCGTGTACGCGCACGGATTCGGCATCGCGACAGTGTTCAACGCGGTCGTCCTGGCAGCCGTCACCGCACTGGTGTTCCTCCTGCCGACCCAACGCCGGGCCGACACTGCCTGA
- a CDS encoding NAD(P)/FAD-dependent oxidoreductase, translating to MSTTPRIAIAGAGLGGLVCARVLQQHGVPVTVFEHETDPRSRSQGGTLDIHEDTGQVALRAAGLFDQFLALSRPEGQEWRLYDRHATLIRHDQADEDDLSRPEIDRGQLRALLLDSLAPGTVRWGHSVRAVTPLPQGTARLHHHDRTGEDFDDFDLVIGADGTWSRVRPALTDAQPSYAGVTLVEAHFDDVDRRHPGIAHLVGRGTMSAKAGRRSLVLQRNSNGHVRAYITFRGPQDWHAGLDLADTEAVRARLLAQYQGWHESLLDILRDNEGGFTNRPMFVLPTPHCWQRVPGITLLGDAAHLMPPVGVGANLALLDGAELAQAVIDHSTIDEALDAYESVMLPRAADNAKTAQQMLTTLMPDTDSDDAAFPDSLWPARALPDSRPAHTS from the coding sequence ATGTCCACCACCCCTCGCATCGCGATCGCCGGCGCTGGCCTCGGCGGCCTCGTCTGCGCGCGCGTCCTGCAGCAGCACGGCGTGCCGGTCACGGTCTTCGAGCATGAGACCGACCCTCGCTCCCGCTCGCAGGGCGGCACTCTCGACATCCACGAAGACACCGGCCAGGTCGCCCTGCGCGCAGCCGGACTGTTCGACCAGTTCCTCGCCCTGTCCCGGCCCGAAGGCCAGGAGTGGCGCCTGTACGACCGCCACGCGACCCTGATACGTCACGACCAGGCCGACGAGGACGATCTGAGCAGGCCCGAGATCGACCGCGGCCAGCTGCGCGCGCTCCTGCTGGACTCCCTCGCCCCCGGCACGGTCCGCTGGGGCCACTCCGTAAGGGCCGTCACCCCGCTACCCCAGGGCACCGCCCGCCTGCACCACCACGACCGCACCGGCGAGGACTTCGACGACTTCGACCTGGTCATCGGCGCCGATGGCACCTGGTCCCGGGTACGCCCCGCGCTCACCGACGCCCAACCTTCCTATGCCGGTGTCACGTTGGTGGAAGCCCACTTCGACGACGTCGACCGCCGTCACCCCGGCATTGCCCACCTGGTCGGTCGCGGCACCATGTCGGCCAAGGCGGGCCGCCGCAGCCTGGTGCTGCAGCGCAACAGCAACGGACACGTCCGCGCCTACATCACCTTCCGCGGCCCCCAGGACTGGCACGCCGGCCTCGACCTCGCAGACACCGAAGCAGTACGCGCGCGCCTCCTCGCCCAGTACCAGGGGTGGCACGAGAGCCTGCTGGACATCCTGCGCGACAACGAGGGCGGTTTCACCAACCGGCCCATGTTCGTCCTTCCCACTCCCCACTGCTGGCAGCGCGTCCCCGGCATCACCCTGCTCGGCGACGCCGCCCACCTGATGCCACCCGTCGGCGTCGGCGCCAACCTCGCCCTGCTCGACGGCGCCGAACTCGCCCAAGCCGTCATCGACCACTCCACCATCGACGAGGCCCTCGACGCCTACGAAAGCGTCATGCTGCCCCGCGCCGCCGACAACGCGAAGACCGCCCAGCAGATGCTCACCACCCTCATGCCTGACACCGACTCCGACGACGCCGCCTTCCCCGACAGCCTCTGGCCAGCCAGAGCCCTCCCTGACTCGCGCCCCGCTCACACCAGCTAA
- a CDS encoding SagB/ThcOx family dehydrogenase, producing the protein MPIRRARSIVCYWHDGAFVVENFRTRITVSLDPVAAELLNELGDWTEPEKVAARFPDFDPESVRQSLADLEESGLIVRQGQSAAEHDEVVGTSWPEWNMSARYLHTMTKNAPYTEDTPELREELAAQGGRPALFKSYPDADVVLLPRIPRPIGASFEEVLYSRRTHRAFADEDVPLVDFATLLSSVFGPAQFIDADAYGSLMQRTSASGGARQEIEAYVLVRRVEALAPGIYHYNGLIHGLEFLGDCPPWQDVAQLSVNQRGIEDAAFAIVLTSLVERMRSKYRTARTYRIMLMDAGHLAQTFAMVTTALGLGPFQTAAFADTDVEDLLGIDGVDETALYLLSAGVPADPQQDGTNGLKTPAGLAAFRRSRIAH; encoded by the coding sequence ATGCCCATTCGCCGGGCTCGCAGTATCGTCTGCTACTGGCACGACGGCGCGTTCGTCGTGGAGAATTTCCGCACCCGCATCACCGTTTCCCTCGACCCGGTGGCCGCGGAACTGCTCAACGAACTCGGCGACTGGACGGAACCGGAGAAAGTGGCGGCCCGTTTCCCGGACTTCGACCCCGAGTCCGTCCGGCAGTCGCTCGCCGACCTGGAAGAGTCCGGCCTCATCGTGCGTCAGGGGCAGTCCGCCGCCGAGCACGATGAAGTGGTGGGGACGAGCTGGCCCGAATGGAATATGAGTGCCCGCTACCTCCACACCATGACGAAGAACGCTCCGTACACCGAAGACACACCGGAACTGCGGGAGGAGTTGGCGGCCCAAGGCGGGCGGCCCGCGCTCTTCAAGTCGTATCCGGACGCCGATGTTGTCCTCCTGCCCCGCATTCCACGCCCCATCGGCGCGTCCTTCGAGGAGGTCCTCTACAGTCGGCGGACCCACCGTGCGTTCGCCGACGAGGACGTCCCCCTCGTGGACTTCGCGACGTTGCTCTCCTCAGTGTTCGGGCCCGCGCAATTCATCGACGCCGACGCCTACGGAAGCCTGATGCAGCGGACAAGCGCATCGGGTGGAGCGCGCCAGGAGATCGAGGCGTATGTTCTCGTCCGCCGTGTCGAGGCGTTGGCTCCCGGAATTTACCACTACAACGGGCTCATCCACGGCCTGGAATTCCTCGGCGACTGTCCGCCCTGGCAGGACGTGGCCCAACTCAGCGTCAATCAGCGCGGAATAGAGGACGCAGCCTTCGCCATCGTGCTCACCTCGCTGGTCGAGCGGATGCGGTCCAAGTACCGCACGGCGCGCACCTACCGGATCATGCTGATGGACGCAGGTCACCTCGCCCAGACCTTCGCCATGGTGACCACCGCCCTGGGCCTGGGGCCCTTCCAGACCGCGGCGTTCGCCGATACCGACGTCGAGGACCTCCTTGGCATCGACGGAGTCGACGAGACCGCGCTCTACCTGCTCAGCGCCGGGGTGCCGGCCGACCCGCAGCAGGACGGCACCAACGGACTGAAGACGCCGGCCGGCCTGGCCGCCTTCCGCCGAAGCCGCATCGCACACTGA
- a CDS encoding VOC family protein, translated as MPAPNLFLIGVRDAEAATAFYSDLFEIEPTFTSPHYVAFEAAPGVLFALWTGYSEHAVPSLPRTTEIGLMVPGPSQAIDEIFTRWASKGVHVVQEPHDAVFGRTFVITDPDGNLIRVSPVD; from the coding sequence ATGCCCGCACCGAACCTGTTCCTGATCGGCGTCCGCGACGCCGAGGCCGCCACCGCCTTCTACAGCGACCTGTTCGAGATCGAACCGACCTTCACCAGTCCCCACTACGTAGCCTTCGAAGCTGCCCCCGGTGTCCTGTTCGCACTGTGGACGGGCTACAGCGAGCACGCGGTCCCGAGCCTCCCTCGTACGACAGAGATCGGACTCATGGTGCCGGGGCCATCGCAGGCGATTGACGAGATCTTCACGAGGTGGGCCTCGAAGGGGGTCCACGTTGTGCAGGAGCCGCATGATGCTGTCTTCGGCCGCACGTTCGTGATTACGGACCCTGACGGCAACCTCATCCGAGTCTCCCCGGTCGACTGA
- a CDS encoding YafY family protein — protein MKASRLLHLLLLLQTRQRLTTTELAARLEVSRRTVLRDVEALSTAGVPVYAERGRNGGIVLLPSARLSASHLEPPELEALSVAGLDSALRERMGLTAAWESAERKIAACQAAAPESPSPLRLADLVLVDSTAWFAAPQAAVEVSDLASTLRHRRRLRIQYRRSAESQASTRVVDPYGIVAKSGRWYLVADDQGDSRLLALERLSAFEQLDAPAVLQPGETLRTRWAELKKRTEEQDRVSVTIRLPEKGLDLARRILGTRIHHVSDAEKGSCVVVVRYPDIESVRQLLQFGDHIEVLAPETARARISQLARDLADRHSTPAS, from the coding sequence ATGAAGGCTTCAAGGCTCCTGCATCTCCTGCTGCTCCTGCAGACCCGTCAGCGGCTCACTACCACGGAGCTCGCCGCGCGTCTTGAGGTGTCCCGGCGGACTGTGCTGCGGGACGTCGAGGCGCTATCGACAGCGGGCGTGCCCGTCTATGCCGAACGTGGGCGGAACGGCGGGATCGTCCTGCTCCCCAGTGCACGGCTCAGCGCATCCCATCTGGAACCACCAGAACTGGAGGCCCTATCCGTGGCCGGCTTGGACAGCGCACTACGTGAGCGAATGGGCCTAACTGCGGCGTGGGAGTCGGCCGAGCGCAAGATCGCCGCCTGCCAGGCTGCAGCCCCTGAGTCGCCGAGCCCGCTGCGGCTGGCTGACCTTGTGCTTGTCGACAGCACCGCGTGGTTTGCTGCCCCCCAGGCAGCGGTCGAAGTATCGGATCTGGCCTCGACCCTGCGACACCGGCGACGCCTTCGAATCCAGTACCGGCGCAGCGCCGAGAGCCAGGCCTCGACACGGGTGGTCGACCCGTACGGGATCGTGGCGAAATCAGGTCGCTGGTATCTCGTCGCCGATGACCAGGGCGACAGCCGGCTGCTCGCTCTGGAACGACTGTCGGCCTTCGAACAGCTAGACGCACCAGCCGTGCTCCAACCAGGCGAAACCCTCCGCACCAGATGGGCCGAGTTGAAGAAACGCACTGAGGAGCAAGATCGCGTGAGCGTGACCATCCGCCTGCCGGAAAAGGGTCTCGACCTGGCGCGGCGCATCCTCGGCACCCGCATCCACCATGTCTCCGACGCGGAAAAAGGCTCGTGCGTCGTCGTCGTGCGCTACCCCGACATCGAGTCGGTGCGTCAGCTTCTTCAGTTCGGCGACCACATCGAGGTGCTCGCCCCTGAGACGGCCCGCGCACGCATCAGTCAGCTCGCCAGGGACCTGGCTGACAGACACTCAACCCCCGCATCGTGA
- a CDS encoding IS5 family transposase (programmed frameshift) yields MLSRGDLTDAEWAVLAPLLPVSNNRCGRWRDHRQVINGIIHRFGTGVQWRELPERFGPWKTVHKRHLLWSSDGTWEMLLQHVQATADADGDLDWNVNVDSTSVRAHQHAAGAPKNAPPAPPSSSKGAPQRSVHLRAHITLRHPLEEVGPPGEALGRSRGGLTTKIHVAAEGRCRPLSLLITPGQRADCTQFEPVMDKIRVPRTGLGRPRRTPDSVGADKAYSNRKIRTYLRKRGIRHVIPEKKDHKAARLRRGSLGGWPPGFDKDRYKERNTVERAIGKLKQFRAVATRYDKRGYVYLGTVTAAALLIWLRS; encoded by the exons ATGCTCAGCAGGGGGGATCTGACCGACGCCGAGTGGGCTGTGCTGGCACCACTGCTGCCGGTGAGCAACAACCGATGCGGCCGCTGGCGGGATCACCGTCAAGTGATCAACGGGATCATTCACCGGTTCGGCACGGGGGTGCAGTGGCGTGAACTGCCCGAACGCTTCGGCCCATGGAAGACGGTCCACAAACGCCATTTGCTGTGGTCGTCCGACGGCACGTGGGAGATGCTCCTCCAGCACGTCCAGGCCACTGCCGACGCCGACGGTGACCTCGACTGGAACGTCAATGTCGACTCCACCTCCGTGCGGGCCCACCAGCACGCCGCCGGCGCACCCAAGAACGCGCCACCCGCCCCACCCAGTTCCTCAAAAGGGGCACCGCAAAGATCAGTTCATCTACGCGCGCACATCACCCTGCGGCACCCGCTGGAGGAGGTGG GACCGCCAGGTGAGGCCCTCGGCCGCTCTCGCGGCGGGCTGACGACCAAGATCCACGTTGCCGCAGAGGGACGCTGCCGCCCGTTGTCGCTACTCATCACGCCGGGGCAGCGGGCGGACTGCACCCAGTTCGAGCCGGTCATGGACAAGATCCGCGTTCCGCGCACGGGGCTCGGCCGTCCCCGCCGCACCCCGGACAGCGTCGGCGCCGACAAGGCATACAGCAACCGCAAGATCCGCACCTACCTGCGTAAGCGCGGCATCCGCCACGTCATCCCGGAGAAGAAGGACCACAAGGCCGCCCGCCTACGCAGGGGTTCACTCGGCGGATGGCCTCCGGGCTTCGACAAGGACCGGTACAAAGAGCGCAACACCGTAGAGCGCGCCATCGGCAAGCTCAAGCAGTTCAGAGCCGTCGCCACCCGATATGACAAGCGCGGATACGTCTACCTCGGCACCGTCACCGCCGCCGCTCTCCTCATCTGGCTTCGCTCGTAA
- a CDS encoding transposase, which produces MAGVITASEPSWIGPFTGLSPRCFRKLVTALRREGGDGVRRGRPWSLSLEDRVLLVTTYWRTNLTMRQLALLFGISKSAADRIIDQLGPLLALQPRLRFAKDAVLIVDGTLVPTRDHTVAEQSKNYRYSTNHQVVTDADTHMIVVVGRPLPGNRNDCKAWAESGAKAAVGRTLTIADGGYPGTGLVMPHRRRKGEELPAWKEAHNKSHKQVRARVEHAFARMKGWKILRDCRLKGAGVHHAMLGIARLHNLALTG; this is translated from the coding sequence GTGGCTGGTGTGATCACGGCGTCGGAGCCGTCCTGGATAGGCCCGTTCACGGGCCTGAGTCCGCGCTGCTTCCGCAAGTTGGTGACGGCGCTGCGCCGCGAGGGCGGCGACGGGGTGCGCCGGGGCCGGCCCTGGAGTCTGTCGCTGGAAGATCGGGTGCTGCTGGTCACGACCTATTGGCGCACGAACTTGACGATGCGCCAGCTGGCCCTACTGTTCGGGATCTCGAAGTCCGCAGCTGACCGGATCATCGATCAGCTCGGTCCGCTCCTCGCATTGCAGCCCCGGCTCCGCTTCGCGAAGGACGCCGTGCTCATTGTGGACGGCACCCTGGTACCCACCCGTGACCACACGGTGGCCGAGCAGTCGAAGAACTATCGATACTCCACCAACCACCAGGTCGTCACCGACGCCGACACCCACATGATCGTCGTGGTCGGCCGACCCTTGCCAGGCAACCGCAACGACTGCAAGGCGTGGGCTGAGTCCGGCGCGAAGGCTGCCGTGGGCAGGACCCTGACGATCGCCGACGGCGGCTACCCCGGAACCGGACTCGTGATGCCCCACCGCCGCCGCAAGGGCGAGGAACTGCCCGCGTGGAAGGAAGCCCACAACAAGTCCCACAAGCAGGTGCGCGCCCGGGTCGAGCACGCCTTCGCCCGTATGAAGGGCTGGAAGATTCTGCGCGACTGCCGGCTCAAAGGCGCTGGCGTCCATCACGCGATGCTCGGCATCGCCCGCCTGCACAACCTGGCCCTCACCGGATAG
- a CDS encoding MFS transporter, with the protein MNQAPTASTESAPGQIGDARRSWLVRRGLLLESGPQRKLALAGFVNQLGTAAFLTTVPLYAHQVIHLSIGQVGLGLSVAGVVGLIAGIPVGHLADRRGPRDIFLITLLIQTLSMTSLLFAHSFLAFTLAVAVTDLAGSSGGAARGPMIRRFGGDEVPKFRSYLRSVAMLASTFGAMAAGAVVQIDSDFAYHALIFANALTFIGSAAVLFKLPKLEPLPSPREAGRWIALKDKPYMAFVVLDGIMWIQSEVLSYALPLWVVLHTDAPRWFVGLAIAVNTVMVVFLQIRTSRGIKGGTVAGRATRRAGLAFLIGMAVIATASAVPGWAAVAIMMAGVAVHTVGSLWHAAGSLELRFRLAPAHAQGQYSGVFGMGMGLCYTVAPSLLGLLCVTWGTPGWLVMGGVFVAAGLAMPYVIQWAGRSREIADTAD; encoded by the coding sequence GTGAATCAAGCCCCCACCGCGTCAACCGAGAGCGCTCCCGGGCAAATCGGCGACGCACGCCGATCCTGGCTGGTACGGCGAGGGCTCCTGCTGGAGTCCGGCCCCCAGCGGAAGCTGGCTCTCGCCGGCTTCGTCAACCAGCTCGGCACCGCGGCCTTCCTGACAACCGTGCCGCTGTACGCCCATCAGGTGATCCATCTGTCCATCGGGCAGGTCGGCCTCGGCCTCAGCGTCGCGGGAGTGGTCGGTCTGATCGCCGGTATCCCGGTAGGGCATCTCGCCGACCGCCGCGGCCCGCGGGACATCTTCCTGATCACTCTGCTGATCCAGACCCTGTCCATGACGTCGCTGCTGTTCGCCCACTCGTTCCTCGCGTTCACGCTGGCGGTGGCCGTGACGGACCTCGCCGGCTCGTCCGGCGGTGCGGCTCGTGGCCCGATGATCCGCCGCTTCGGCGGTGACGAGGTACCGAAGTTCCGCTCCTACCTGCGATCGGTGGCCATGCTCGCCAGCACGTTCGGCGCGATGGCGGCCGGTGCGGTAGTACAGATCGACAGCGACTTCGCCTACCACGCCCTCATCTTCGCTAACGCGCTGACGTTCATCGGCAGTGCCGCCGTCCTGTTCAAGCTGCCCAAACTCGAACCCCTGCCGTCCCCGCGCGAGGCAGGCCGGTGGATCGCGCTCAAGGACAAGCCGTACATGGCGTTCGTCGTGCTCGACGGCATCATGTGGATCCAAAGCGAGGTGCTCTCGTACGCCCTGCCGCTGTGGGTGGTCCTGCACACGGACGCACCACGGTGGTTCGTCGGTCTGGCGATCGCCGTCAACACCGTGATGGTGGTGTTCCTGCAGATCCGGACCAGTCGCGGGATCAAGGGCGGCACGGTCGCCGGCCGGGCCACCCGCCGCGCCGGGCTGGCGTTCCTGATCGGCATGGCGGTCATCGCAACAGCCTCCGCAGTACCCGGCTGGGCCGCCGTGGCCATCATGATGGCTGGCGTCGCCGTTCACACGGTGGGCTCGCTGTGGCATGCGGCCGGATCGCTGGAGCTCCGGTTCCGGCTGGCTCCCGCACACGCCCAGGGCCAGTACTCCGGAGTGTTCGGCATGGGCATGGGCCTGTGCTATACCGTCGCACCGAGCCTGCTGGGCCTGCTCTGCGTGACCTGGGGGACGCCCGGCTGGCTGGTGATGGGCGGCGTGTTCGTCGCAGCCGGCCTCGCCATGCCATACGTGATCCAGTGGGCTGGCCGCAGCCGGGAGATAGCGGACACCGCCGACTGA
- a CDS encoding helix-turn-helix transcriptional regulator — protein sequence MESAARRKELATFVRSRRERVSPATVGLPQGPRRRTPGLRREEVAQLSGVSVTWYTWLEQGRPITMSRQVVRSIGQALRMDPDELRLLFTLADIPIPAEPVSTSTPLLQKLVDGLTPYPAYALSPCWDLLCWNRAEAGLIGDPLRLPAAKRNILWLVFTSPAMHSLLPDWQREAQQLLAQYRAAAAQYAGDARFEQLTEALHAASPLFRAWWQQHDIAAFQPARKHFNHPVLGALSVDYMKLAPMEQQSHARVVVYLPADDATSAKLPRLADNVAGVAETGMAGSATPG from the coding sequence ATGGAGTCTGCAGCGCGGCGCAAGGAACTGGCGACGTTCGTCCGCTCCCGACGGGAGCGTGTCTCGCCGGCCACTGTGGGGCTGCCCCAAGGGCCGCGGCGCCGGACGCCGGGTCTGCGGCGCGAAGAGGTCGCGCAGCTGTCGGGGGTGAGCGTCACCTGGTACACCTGGCTGGAGCAGGGACGGCCCATCACCATGAGCCGCCAAGTGGTCCGGTCTATCGGCCAAGCGCTCCGTATGGATCCCGACGAGCTGCGTCTTCTGTTTACGCTGGCCGACATCCCGATCCCGGCTGAGCCGGTGTCAACCTCCACCCCCTTGCTGCAGAAGCTCGTCGACGGGCTCACCCCGTATCCGGCCTACGCTCTGAGCCCGTGCTGGGACCTGTTGTGCTGGAACCGGGCCGAAGCCGGGCTGATCGGCGATCCCCTGCGTCTGCCTGCTGCCAAACGCAACATCCTCTGGCTGGTCTTCACCAGCCCGGCCATGCATTCCCTGCTGCCGGACTGGCAACGGGAGGCCCAGCAGTTGCTGGCACAGTACCGGGCAGCCGCCGCACAGTATGCGGGCGATGCACGCTTCGAGCAGCTGACGGAAGCGCTACATGCAGCCAGCCCGCTGTTCCGGGCCTGGTGGCAGCAGCACGACATCGCCGCCTTCCAGCCGGCCCGCAAACACTTCAACCATCCGGTACTGGGCGCATTGAGCGTCGACTACATGAAGCTCGCCCCAATGGAGCAGCAGTCGCATGCCCGGGTAGTGGTCTACCTCCCCGCCGACGATGCAACCAGCGCCAAGCTTCCCCGACTGGCCGACAACGTAGCGGGCGTCGCCGAGACAGGCATGGCCGGCTCGGCGACGCCCGGGTAG
- a CDS encoding IS5 family transposase, translated as MPVLPSSLFEPVWEQFSALPPKRPEFDPAHPLGCHRRRVPDKIVFRLVVEALVHGSGYERVATVGCSDWTIRNRVKHWATLGLAQELHRAALSAYDKMIGLELSELSADGCHTKAPCQGDKAGPSPVDRGKQGLKRSTMVDSGGIPIGLASAGANRHDSVLLGPTIGAAKHQIGHLPTDATVHLDSAYDGKPSRRVLDEQGLAGKIVRKGVPAPIQVGKRWVVERTQSWMNGYGKIRRCFERDGRVVDFYLYLAAAFVTVRALIRQARNLYRWPDRPTARRLR; from the coding sequence GTGCCCGTCTTACCGTCATCCCTGTTCGAGCCTGTCTGGGAGCAGTTCTCGGCGTTACCGCCCAAGCGACCTGAGTTCGACCCTGCACACCCGCTGGGCTGTCACCGTCGACGCGTGCCCGACAAGATCGTGTTCCGTCTGGTCGTTGAGGCGCTGGTGCACGGCTCCGGCTACGAGCGGGTCGCCACCGTCGGGTGTTCGGACTGGACGATCCGCAACCGGGTCAAGCACTGGGCCACTCTGGGACTGGCACAGGAACTGCACCGCGCTGCGCTTTCCGCCTACGACAAGATGATCGGCCTGGAACTGTCCGAACTGTCCGCCGACGGCTGTCACACCAAGGCCCCCTGCCAAGGCGACAAAGCCGGGCCGTCACCGGTCGACCGCGGCAAGCAGGGCCTCAAGCGTTCGACCATGGTCGACAGCGGCGGGATACCAATCGGTCTGGCCTCGGCCGGCGCAAACCGACACGACTCCGTCCTGCTCGGACCGACCATCGGCGCCGCCAAGCATCAGATTGGGCACCTACCCACTGACGCCACCGTGCATCTCGACTCTGCATACGACGGAAAGCCCAGCCGCCGGGTTCTCGATGAACAGGGCCTCGCCGGCAAGATCGTCCGCAAGGGCGTGCCAGCACCGATCCAAGTCGGCAAACGCTGGGTGGTCGAGCGCACCCAATCCTGGATGAACGGTTACGGAAAGATACGACGCTGCTTCGAGCGAGACGGCCGAGTAGTCGACTTCTATCTCTACCTTGCCGCTGCATTCGTCACCGTTCGCGCGCTGATTCGGCAGGCCAGAAACCTATACCGGTGGCCGGACCGCCCAACCGCACGCCGCCTGAGATGA
- a CDS encoding TetR/AcrR family transcriptional regulator: MVETTSGRRERKKAQTRQALADAAVRLFTEHGFDNVGVREVAEAADVSLSTLFKHFPSKEALVFDLDADVESALVAAVRDRAPGQSVLHALRDHMVHTRTAVRTDDPTFVLVESTPALRDYARRMWSRHEKALAATLAGATGLTPEDPAVTGLARFALEAPSLARASEDPARTMRDLFALLERGWATTPLARQETRPGRDG, encoded by the coding sequence ATGGTCGAGACAACGTCAGGACGCCGCGAGCGCAAGAAGGCCCAGACAAGGCAGGCCCTGGCGGATGCCGCGGTGCGGCTGTTCACCGAGCACGGCTTCGACAACGTCGGTGTACGCGAGGTGGCGGAGGCGGCTGACGTCTCGCTGAGCACGCTCTTCAAGCACTTCCCCAGTAAGGAAGCCCTCGTCTTCGATCTGGACGCGGACGTTGAGAGCGCCCTGGTCGCCGCCGTTCGCGACCGAGCCCCCGGTCAGTCTGTGCTGCACGCCCTGCGCGACCACATGGTGCACACCCGTACCGCCGTGCGGACCGACGACCCCACTTTCGTCCTCGTCGAATCCACCCCCGCGCTGCGGGACTACGCCCGGCGCATGTGGTCGCGCCACGAGAAGGCACTGGCCGCCACCCTCGCCGGTGCCACCGGGCTCACCCCGGAAGACCCCGCCGTCACCGGCCTGGCACGCTTCGCCCTGGAAGCCCCCAGCCTCGCCCGTGCAAGCGAAGACCCGGCCCGGACTATGCGCGACTTGTTCGCCCTACTGGAACGCGGTTGGGCCACCACCCCTCTGGCTCGACAGGAAACCCGCCCCGGTCGGGACGGGTGA